Proteins from a genomic interval of Micromonospora sp. NBC_00389:
- a CDS encoding GNAT family N-acetyltransferase: MVREWDPRTASSAEIGSLVDTLNAVLAVDLPQDPPWRESSLREYLAEVMPGERRISWVAQGESTVPGEPGAILGQVHVLLLGDIGVLEVLVHPSVRRAGLGRDLVLRAARRVYQEGFRSIGVEVVGDTPAVAFYEALGFTREYVETRSVLDLATVDWAELAEMATGIGAGYHLEFFPGGPPDDLIEAYARAKAEVRDVDDGELRPSSYDPQRLRDSLATLHRRGMKPYIVLARHEQSGEVAGLTEVVVPAQHPTRADQYDTIVAQDHRGYGIDRAIKARMLLELRSAEAELAEVQTWNAQANEAMLKVNAELGYRPDRDWCEYSVDIAELVHRLDPPR; encoded by the coding sequence ATGGTGCGCGAGTGGGACCCCAGGACCGCGTCGTCCGCCGAGATCGGGTCGCTGGTGGACACGCTGAACGCAGTCCTGGCGGTCGATCTACCACAGGACCCGCCGTGGCGGGAGAGTTCCCTGCGGGAATACCTCGCCGAGGTGATGCCCGGCGAACGGCGGATCTCCTGGGTCGCCCAGGGCGAGTCGACCGTCCCCGGTGAGCCGGGCGCGATCCTCGGGCAGGTCCACGTGCTGCTCCTCGGTGACATCGGCGTGCTCGAGGTGCTGGTGCACCCGTCCGTGCGGCGCGCCGGGCTCGGCCGTGACCTGGTGCTGCGTGCCGCCCGCCGGGTCTACCAGGAGGGCTTCCGGTCGATCGGGGTCGAGGTGGTCGGCGACACGCCGGCGGTGGCCTTCTACGAGGCACTCGGCTTCACCCGTGAGTACGTGGAGACGCGCAGCGTGCTCGACCTGGCCACGGTCGACTGGGCCGAGCTGGCCGAGATGGCCACCGGCATCGGAGCGGGCTACCACCTGGAGTTCTTCCCCGGCGGGCCGCCGGACGACCTGATCGAGGCGTACGCGCGGGCCAAGGCCGAGGTGCGCGACGTCGACGACGGTGAGCTGCGGCCCAGCTCCTACGACCCGCAGCGGCTGCGGGACAGCCTGGCCACCCTGCACCGGCGTGGCATGAAGCCGTACATCGTGCTGGCCCGGCACGAGCAGAGCGGTGAGGTGGCCGGCCTGACCGAGGTGGTGGTGCCGGCACAGCACCCGACCCGCGCCGACCAGTACGACACGATCGTGGCGCAGGACCACCGCGGCTACGGCATCGACCGGGCGATCAAGGCCCGGATGCTGCTGGAGCTGCGCTCCGCCGAGGCGGAGCTGGCCGAGGTGCAGACCTGGAACGCACAGGCCAACGAGGCGATGCTCAAGGTCAACGCGGAGTTGGGCTACCGGCCCGACCGGGACTGGTGCGAATACAGCGTCGACATCGCTGAGCTGGTGCACCGCCTCGATCCGCCACGCTGA
- a CDS encoding FmdB family zinc ribbon protein yields MPRYEFRCRACGDTFEVNRPMAAAGAPAACPQGHADTVKLLSAVAVTGRGAGGPGGGTAAPAGGGCCGGACGC; encoded by the coding sequence ATGCCCAGGTACGAGTTCCGCTGCCGCGCCTGCGGCGACACCTTCGAGGTCAACCGTCCAATGGCGGCGGCCGGTGCGCCGGCCGCCTGCCCGCAGGGACACGCCGACACGGTCAAGTTGCTTTCCGCGGTCGCGGTGACCGGCCGGGGCGCGGGCGGCCCGGGCGGCGGCACCGCGGCTCCCGCCGGGGGCGGCTGTTGCGGCGGCGCCTGCGGCTGCTGA
- a CDS encoding glycoside hydrolase family 10 protein, with the protein MKATRLGAAGLVAALLGTLVAATPASAAPGADTATTSATCTTDPATPKRQFRAMWISSVVNIDWPSKASQTDPDRIAAQQAEYRGLLDLAERLNHNAVVVQVRPTADALWPSPHEPWSEFLTGVRGQDPGWDPLAFLVDEAHKRNLEFHAWFNPYRVSMPAPGGAGADINQLAPDHPARQHPDWTFAYPPAGVAGSRLYYNPGIPEVREFVQTAMMDAVKRYDIDGVHFDDYFYPYPSGTHQVPDDATFAAYNRGFTDRADWRRDNINLLVQEMNGKIKAAKPWVKFGVSPFGIWRNKAADPLGSDTTGSQSYDIISADTRKWVKEEWIDYVVPQLYWYIGQYPAADYARLVPWWAETVRGTRVQLYIGQADYKSGDPAFGPFWQNPSELSDHLTLNRAYPEVQGNVHFSAVQVRANRLGATDIYAAEHYSRPALVPAMSHLPAKPLLFPVVTKATREADGVRLTWHQPADGVGPFGTATSYAIYRFDGTTLPGRCGTADAAHLVDTVRAKPGGKQSWVDTSAEAGQRYTYQVTALDRSANESPVSPPAFVLR; encoded by the coding sequence ATGAAGGCAACTCGGCTCGGAGCCGCCGGGCTGGTCGCAGCCCTGCTCGGCACGCTCGTCGCCGCCACCCCCGCCAGCGCCGCGCCCGGCGCCGACACCGCCACCACCTCAGCCACCTGCACCACCGACCCGGCCACCCCCAAGCGGCAGTTCCGGGCCATGTGGATTTCTTCGGTGGTCAACATCGACTGGCCCAGCAAGGCGTCCCAGACCGACCCGGACCGGATCGCCGCCCAGCAGGCCGAGTACCGCGGCCTGCTCGATCTCGCCGAACGACTCAACCACAACGCCGTCGTGGTGCAGGTCCGGCCGACCGCGGACGCGCTCTGGCCCTCGCCGCACGAGCCCTGGTCGGAGTTCCTGACCGGCGTACGCGGCCAGGACCCGGGCTGGGACCCGCTGGCCTTCCTGGTCGACGAGGCGCACAAGCGCAACCTGGAGTTCCACGCCTGGTTCAACCCGTACCGGGTCTCCATGCCGGCCCCCGGTGGCGCCGGCGCCGACATCAACCAGCTCGCCCCCGACCACCCGGCCCGGCAGCACCCGGACTGGACCTTCGCCTATCCACCGGCCGGGGTGGCCGGCAGCCGCCTCTACTACAACCCCGGCATTCCGGAGGTCCGCGAGTTCGTACAGACCGCGATGATGGACGCGGTCAAGCGGTACGACATCGACGGCGTGCACTTCGACGACTACTTCTACCCGTACCCGAGCGGCACCCACCAGGTGCCGGACGACGCCACGTTCGCGGCGTACAACCGGGGCTTCACGGACCGGGCCGACTGGCGGCGGGACAACATCAACCTGCTGGTCCAGGAGATGAACGGCAAGATCAAGGCGGCGAAGCCGTGGGTGAAGTTCGGGGTCAGCCCGTTCGGCATCTGGCGCAACAAGGCCGCCGACCCGCTCGGCTCGGACACCACCGGCAGTCAGTCGTACGACATCATCTCCGCCGACACCCGTAAGTGGGTCAAGGAGGAGTGGATCGACTACGTGGTGCCGCAGCTCTACTGGTACATCGGCCAGTACCCGGCGGCCGACTACGCCCGGCTGGTCCCGTGGTGGGCCGAGACGGTGCGTGGCACCCGCGTGCAGCTCTACATCGGCCAGGCCGACTACAAGAGCGGCGACCCGGCGTTCGGGCCGTTCTGGCAGAACCCGAGCGAGCTGTCCGACCACCTGACGCTCAACCGGGCGTACCCGGAGGTGCAGGGCAACGTGCACTTCTCCGCCGTCCAGGTGCGGGCCAACCGGCTCGGCGCCACGGACATCTACGCCGCCGAGCACTACTCCCGCCCGGCGCTGGTGCCAGCCATGTCGCACCTGCCGGCCAAGCCCCTGCTCTTCCCGGTGGTCACCAAGGCCACCCGGGAGGCCGACGGGGTTCGGCTGACCTGGCACCAACCGGCCGACGGCGTCGGACCGTTCGGCACCGCCACCTCGTACGCGATCTACCGGTTCGACGGCACCACGCTGCCCGGTCGGTGCGGCACCGCGGACGCCGCGCACCTGGTCGACACGGTCCGGGCGAAGCCTGGTGGAAAGCAGTCCTGGGTGGACACCTCGGCGGAGGCCGGCCAGCGGTACACCTACCAGGTGACCGCGCTGGACCGGTCGGCCAACGAGAGCCCGGTCAGCCCGCCGGCCTTCGTTCTGCGCTGA
- a CDS encoding lytic transglycosylase domain-containing protein: protein MGDTRRVVDGEDQTRVRPLRPAAPLDGPLEGSGAAPDPVPRAVPRPRRPWLSGRAADTPTPPAATAAEVPKTETPAAEAPQTEPPAAETPKTEPPAAEAPKTEPPATDTTALTPATESTAVSPAGPSAETPADPKAATSTGAAAADPTATTVDTTASTTATATATATASASAPTSGTGRRRRMPFAHAVRMPPRQAAATAARATRAWARRPSGRLTLPGVFLLALVAATAAAGALLVPATIRAPRPVAVDASANVPPAMPSGGVPLPTDPLPTGAFPTGPLPTGPLPTGGLPTGPAIGPVTGGRPSDALAGWAQQVGAKVGVPPAAMQAYGYAELVLAQTNRSCALSWTTLAAIGQVESGHGSANGARLGQDGKALPQIIGLRLDGQDGRMRIIDTDRGLLDKDATFDRAIGPMQFIPTTWQEIGADADNDGVKDPHDLDDAALAAGNYLCKGGRNLSIPGDWWNAILSYNDVRRYAQDVYDTANRYGRASRT, encoded by the coding sequence ATGGGTGATACTCGACGGGTGGTGGACGGCGAGGACCAGACGCGTGTACGACCGCTACGGCCGGCAGCGCCGCTCGACGGCCCGCTCGAAGGGTCGGGAGCCGCGCCGGATCCGGTGCCACGAGCCGTGCCCCGCCCCCGTCGCCCCTGGCTGAGTGGCCGGGCCGCAGACACCCCCACGCCGCCAGCGGCCACCGCCGCCGAGGTCCCGAAGACGGAAACCCCCGCCGCCGAGGCCCCGCAGACCGAACCGCCCGCCGCCGAGACACCCAAGACCGAACCTCCTGCCGCCGAGGCCCCGAAGACCGAGCCTCCTGCCACCGACACAACAGCGCTGACCCCGGCCACCGAATCGACCGCGGTTTCCCCGGCCGGGCCGAGTGCCGAGACGCCGGCCGATCCGAAGGCCGCGACGTCGACCGGCGCCGCCGCGGCGGACCCGACGGCGACCACCGTGGACACCACCGCCAGCACCACTGCCACCGCCACGGCCACGGCCACTGCGAGCGCCAGCGCGCCGACGTCCGGCACCGGCCGGCGGCGACGGATGCCGTTCGCGCACGCGGTCCGCATGCCGCCGCGCCAGGCGGCGGCGACCGCAGCCCGGGCGACCCGCGCCTGGGCGCGCCGACCCAGCGGCCGGCTCACCCTGCCCGGGGTCTTCCTGCTCGCCCTGGTGGCCGCGACCGCCGCAGCCGGCGCACTGCTCGTCCCGGCCACCATCCGCGCCCCCCGGCCGGTTGCGGTCGACGCCTCCGCGAACGTTCCGCCGGCCATGCCGTCCGGCGGGGTACCCCTGCCCACCGACCCGCTCCCCACCGGCGCGTTCCCGACCGGCCCGCTGCCGACCGGGCCGCTCCCGACCGGTGGGCTGCCGACCGGTCCGGCCATCGGGCCGGTGACCGGTGGGCGGCCCTCGGACGCCCTGGCCGGCTGGGCGCAGCAGGTCGGCGCCAAGGTGGGCGTCCCACCAGCGGCGATGCAGGCGTACGGCTATGCCGAGCTGGTGCTCGCCCAGACCAACCGCAGCTGCGCGCTGAGCTGGACCACGCTGGCCGCGATCGGGCAGGTCGAGTCCGGGCACGGCTCGGCCAACGGCGCGAGGCTGGGGCAGGACGGCAAGGCGCTGCCGCAGATCATCGGTCTGCGGCTGGACGGGCAGGACGGCCGGATGCGGATCATCGACACCGACCGCGGGCTGCTCGACAAGGACGCCACCTTCGACCGGGCGATCGGGCCGATGCAGTTCATCCCGACCACCTGGCAGGAGATCGGCGCGGACGCGGACAACGACGGGGTCAAGGACCCGCACGACCTGGACGACGCCGCCCTGGCGGCGGGAAACTACCTGTGCAAGGGCGGCCGCAACCTGAGCATCCCGGGCGACTGGTGGAACGCCATCCTGTCGTACAACGACGTGCGCCGGTACGCCCAGGACGTCTACGACACCGCAAATCGGTACGGACGGGCCAGCCGCACGTGA
- a CDS encoding ATP-binding protein yields MSPRIQLPSGWVTFVFTDIEGSTRLAQLLGPDYRPVLAEHRRLLRRTLASTGGAELLTEGDSFFLAFDDAAAALTACLTAQRALASHDWPTEESAPRVRMGLHTGYAEPRDGEYASPEVHRAARVAAAAHGGQVLCSASTVRRADPLPPGATLLDLGLHRLRGFDDRERLFQLVAPGLERQFPRPRTADAVAHNLPTQVTSFVGRQAERAELSRLVEEYRLVTVLGAGGAGKTRLAVELASGVVEAYPDGVWFVDIAAVTDPGLVAFAMAAVLGLRPEPGRPMLDTLVEYAAARRMLVVLDTCDTQPAACAEVISRLLSGGHGVRVLATSRESFSLPGEVVWRIPPLSVEPSPDGAESDAVALLLDRTTAARGGRQPDPAESADLRRVVQRLDGLPLAIELAAARLRVLSVGQLAERLDDMLGTLDAGREDPEPPPVERGWSGNQQDTVDLVAAAVGVPPPSPASRAVQRSATERHLTMQATVTWSYRTLGPRAARLLRWLAVFAGPVDLATVEWLLGDDPLDPLSVLVDKSMVLAEPRAAGSTYRMLDPIRAYAARRLVEAGEEHAARNRHVAWSAHALERARLGPDGGPVTLSLYALDPLAGELRAALRWCATGGSARAGLGLAGGLDQWWRERGLARECRLWLFRLYGRIAETGERIPEAELAAAYHMHSLHAGADGEFAEELRYSQRAEAAARQAGDAGLLARVLAGRAAPLVDMGQFVEAERVCREVIDWAHGQDVVGEALFAVFSLAELLWRRGALEEAADLLGAVRPVEAARPVERGRRSVDMLLGVVALARGDVIAAHEHLLVALRSRMGHGYHGRACDTLNAIAVRCADGGDGLTAARLFGAAQATRASMRATPGIYGGYWADEQAKLREVLGDAAFDDAYGEGAELGLDEAAALALDVEHPDLAADSTRFSTGLSQPAPRRLADPDRHPATRTERA; encoded by the coding sequence ATGTCGCCACGGATCCAGCTCCCGAGCGGTTGGGTGACCTTCGTGTTCACCGACATCGAGGGCTCGACCCGGCTGGCCCAGCTGCTCGGCCCGGATTACCGCCCGGTGCTCGCTGAACACCGACGTCTGCTGCGCCGGACGCTGGCCAGCACCGGTGGCGCGGAGCTGTTGACCGAGGGCGACTCGTTCTTCCTGGCCTTCGATGACGCGGCGGCGGCGTTGACTGCCTGTCTGACCGCTCAGCGGGCTCTGGCGAGCCACGACTGGCCCACTGAGGAGTCCGCGCCCCGGGTGCGGATGGGACTGCACACCGGCTACGCCGAGCCACGCGACGGGGAGTACGCCAGCCCCGAGGTGCACCGGGCGGCCCGGGTGGCCGCCGCCGCGCACGGCGGGCAGGTGCTCTGTTCGGCGTCCACCGTCCGCCGGGCCGATCCGCTGCCACCCGGTGCCACCCTGCTCGACCTGGGCCTGCACCGGTTGCGCGGCTTCGACGACCGGGAACGGCTGTTCCAACTGGTCGCGCCCGGTCTGGAGCGGCAGTTCCCGCGGCCCCGTACCGCCGACGCCGTGGCACACAACCTGCCGACCCAGGTGACCTCGTTCGTTGGCCGACAGGCCGAGCGGGCGGAGCTGAGCCGGCTGGTGGAGGAGTACCGGTTGGTCACCGTGCTGGGCGCCGGCGGTGCGGGCAAGACCCGGCTCGCGGTGGAGCTGGCCAGTGGGGTGGTCGAGGCGTACCCGGACGGGGTCTGGTTCGTCGACATCGCCGCGGTGACCGACCCGGGGTTGGTGGCGTTCGCCATGGCCGCGGTGCTGGGGCTGCGACCCGAGCCGGGCCGACCGATGCTGGACACCCTGGTCGAGTACGCCGCCGCCCGCCGGATGCTGGTCGTGCTGGACACCTGCGACACCCAGCCGGCGGCCTGCGCGGAGGTCATCTCGCGGTTGCTCTCCGGTGGGCACGGCGTGCGGGTGCTGGCCACCAGCCGGGAGTCGTTCAGCCTGCCTGGCGAGGTGGTGTGGCGGATCCCGCCGCTCTCGGTCGAACCGAGCCCGGACGGCGCGGAGAGCGACGCTGTGGCGCTGTTGCTGGACCGTACGACGGCGGCGCGCGGTGGCCGGCAGCCGGACCCCGCTGAGTCGGCTGATCTGCGCCGGGTGGTGCAGCGGCTGGACGGGCTGCCGCTCGCCATCGAGCTTGCCGCCGCGCGGCTGCGGGTGCTCTCCGTCGGCCAGCTCGCCGAGCGGCTGGACGACATGCTCGGCACGCTGGACGCCGGCCGGGAGGACCCGGAGCCACCGCCGGTGGAGCGCGGCTGGTCGGGCAACCAGCAGGACACGGTGGACCTGGTGGCCGCGGCGGTCGGGGTGCCGCCGCCCAGCCCGGCGAGCAGGGCGGTGCAACGCTCGGCCACCGAGCGGCACCTGACCATGCAGGCCACCGTCACCTGGTCGTACCGGACGTTGGGGCCCCGGGCCGCCCGGCTGCTGCGCTGGCTGGCGGTTTTCGCCGGGCCGGTGGACCTGGCGACAGTGGAGTGGCTGCTGGGGGATGACCCGCTGGATCCGCTCTCGGTGCTGGTGGACAAGTCGATGGTGCTGGCCGAGCCTCGTGCCGCCGGCAGCACGTACCGAATGCTCGACCCCATCCGGGCGTACGCCGCGCGGCGGCTGGTCGAGGCGGGCGAGGAGCACGCCGCCCGCAACCGCCATGTGGCCTGGTCGGCGCACGCGCTCGAGCGGGCTCGCCTGGGCCCGGACGGCGGGCCGGTGACGCTGTCGCTGTACGCGCTCGACCCACTGGCCGGGGAGCTGCGGGCCGCGTTGCGCTGGTGCGCCACCGGCGGCAGCGCCCGCGCGGGCCTCGGTCTGGCCGGCGGCCTGGACCAGTGGTGGCGCGAGCGTGGGCTGGCCCGGGAGTGTCGGCTCTGGCTGTTCCGGTTGTACGGGCGGATCGCCGAGACCGGCGAGCGGATCCCGGAGGCGGAGCTGGCGGCGGCGTACCACATGCACTCGCTGCACGCCGGCGCGGACGGCGAGTTCGCCGAGGAGCTGCGTTACTCCCAGCGGGCGGAGGCGGCCGCGCGGCAGGCTGGTGACGCCGGGCTGCTGGCCCGGGTGCTCGCCGGGCGGGCCGCGCCGCTGGTCGACATGGGCCAGTTCGTTGAGGCCGAGCGGGTGTGCCGGGAGGTCATCGACTGGGCGCACGGGCAGGACGTGGTCGGCGAGGCGCTGTTCGCGGTGTTCAGCCTGGCCGAGCTGCTCTGGCGGCGGGGCGCGCTGGAGGAGGCGGCGGACCTGTTGGGGGCGGTTCGTCCGGTGGAGGCGGCCCGGCCGGTGGAGCGGGGTCGGCGGTCGGTGGACATGCTGCTCGGCGTGGTGGCGCTGGCGCGGGGCGACGTGATCGCCGCGCACGAGCACCTGCTGGTGGCGCTGCGATCCCGGATGGGTCACGGCTACCACGGCCGGGCGTGCGACACGCTGAACGCGATCGCGGTGCGCTGCGCGGATGGCGGGGACGGGCTGACTGCGGCCCGGTTGTTCGGGGCGGCGCAGGCCACCCGGGCCAGCATGCGAGCCACGCCGGGCATCTACGGCGGCTACTGGGCCGACGAGCAGGCGAAGCTGCGTGAGGTGCTGGGCGACGCGGCCTTCGACGACGCGTACGGCGAAGGCGCCGAGCTGGGGTTGGACGAGGCGGCGGCGCTGGCGCTGGACGTGGAACACCCGGACCTGGCGGCGGATTCGACCCGGTTCAGCACCGGGCTGTCCCAACCTGCACCGCGTCGTCTCGCCGACCCGGACCGGCACCCGGCCACCCGGACCGAGCGGGCCTGA
- a CDS encoding phospholipase gives MPRRLATLIASGALALLATLAVASPAAAVTPQQRLSVLSSWTQTSASSYNSWNNARTNRAPWAEYAFDWSTDYCSSSPDNPLGFTFNLGCYRHDFGYRNYKAVGQFSANKSRLDSAFYQDLKRVCATYNAIVRPACNSLAWTYYQAVSIFGSVAAVQQADIDRAARMKADAERRAGVRA, from the coding sequence GTGCCCCGACGTCTCGCCACCCTGATCGCCTCGGGCGCGCTCGCGCTGCTCGCCACCCTCGCCGTCGCCTCCCCCGCCGCCGCCGTCACCCCCCAACAGCGGCTCTCCGTGCTCTCCAGCTGGACCCAGACCAGCGCCTCCAGCTACAACTCCTGGAACAACGCCCGGACCAACCGGGCACCCTGGGCCGAGTACGCCTTCGACTGGTCCACCGACTACTGCTCGTCGAGCCCGGACAACCCCCTCGGGTTCACCTTCAACCTCGGCTGCTACCGGCACGACTTCGGCTACCGCAACTACAAGGCCGTCGGCCAGTTCTCGGCCAACAAGTCCCGTCTGGACAGCGCCTTCTACCAGGACCTGAAGCGCGTCTGCGCCACCTACAACGCGATCGTCCGGCCGGCCTGCAACAGCCTGGCCTGGACCTACTACCAGGCGGTCAGCATTTTCGGTTCGGTGGCGGCCGTGCAGCAGGCCGACATCGACCGGGCCGCCCGGATGAAGGCCGACGCCGAGCGCCGCGCAGGCGTACGCGCCTGA